Proteins encoded in a region of the Nicotiana tomentosiformis chromosome 9, ASM39032v3, whole genome shotgun sequence genome:
- the LOC138899018 gene encoding uncharacterized protein translates to MPRQVNENMTFMEVLSKMPAYAKFLKEILIKKRKIEETKVVKLIEHCSAILQNKLPQQCGDPRSFTIPCSLGTLNFDQSLCVSGASINLIPLSICSKMENEIGEIRLAPVSLQLANQTKIIPEGIVEDVLVRVDKFVFPIDFIVLNMEENKKVPLILVRPFLATGRAILDIHNIKLML, encoded by the coding sequence ATGCCGAGACAAGTTAATGAAAATATGACATTCATGGAAGTTCTCTCAAAAATGCCAGCTTACgcaaagttcttgaaggagatccttataaagaagaggaagatagaagagaccaaGGTGGTTAAGCTCatagagcattgcagtgcaatcttgcaaaataaactcccacaacaGTGTGGAGATCCACGGAGTTTTAcaataccttgctctttaggaactCTTAACTTTGATCAATCTTTATGTGTTTCTGGTGCCTCAATCAATCTAATTCCTTTGTCTATTTGCAGTAAGATGGAAAATgaaattggagagataaggttagCACCAGTATCCTTGCAACTGGCAAACCAAACCAagataatacccgaggggatagtagaAGATGTCTTAGtgcgggtagataagtttgtatttcctatagatttcATAGTGttaaatatggaggagaacaagaaggtccccctcatcctagtaagaccatttttagcaacgggtagagctatACTGGATATACATAATATAAAACTCATGCTTTGA